Within Vicia villosa cultivar HV-30 ecotype Madison, WI unplaced genomic scaffold, Vvil1.0 ctg.003731F_1_1, whole genome shotgun sequence, the genomic segment ttttttcatatttttttaacttttcaattGACTTGTTTAACACTGAAAACCAACTGAGTGTATTCCCTTATCACCACCCGCGCGTAGtaaagttggttgttgttttgagtggtgagcTTAGTGTCTTGGGTTCAAACCTTGGTTCTCACAttccttaatttttttaatcacttgtttttttagttttcattaaacttcaaaaaatcattaaaaatagtagatttaataattttaaccccttcttttttgtgtgatttaattactttgtgtattttaataccatgttaaaaaatcccaaaaaaatttattatttatttatttaaaaaattaatccaaaaacatgtctttttatgtttaaaaatcaactaaaaattgttttgttttgattatttctttcatATAACTTAGTGaatgttttgtaaatatttgtttagggttagaataggatgtctttgacttctttatgtacccttagaccatttctcttaaagaaattggtttttaacaattaaaatcaattaggtttaggagttcatgtttaaaccctaatttaaaaaccctaattcaaaaaccctaggtttaaaaccctaatccaaaaacatgttgatctttgtttatccatgattaattaagtttgttacCTTGTACATACTTATTGATTTAATCCATATTTTGTATTTAATTGTCATTCTAACcattatcttgttaatttctcttatatattgtttatctaaccccatgtttattTATTATATCAATCATTCTTCATCcatacatgagtttgaatccaaggaattagatacatccatctctattatttgttgattatcatactcccttgtttgttcttgtgccatatgatatcacacacacacttgaggtgttcattgttaattgcttaagtttgttgtttttgtccaaaaggatgggaatggtattgactaagttgtcaaaggtactcaaactcttttccaatctattttatttttgtgtcaagtattgttaaagcttttcacttattttatggtttagtattgttaaagcttaaccaaactcTTTTTCAAACCTTGGTActaaagaatagaattattcccgatgaaactattcttagtccattgacctttttgtattgttaaagaaaggtcttttgttttaaaaccttggtgttaagagaagaattattcccgatgaaacttctcctaacccattgaccttgtattttaaagcttggtcccctttttgttttaaaattgttaagtattttaaagcttaaccttttaaacttattagatattttaaagcctaatccccttttttaaaacttgttaagtattttaaagcttaaccctcttttaaaaaacttgtgagtattttaaagctcacacccaaaaagatattggccactttggcccccccctttttttttcttttaagaggaactacaaaagctctgacttccctattgcacttaaggggtatgtaggtctAAGATgcaatgtcttatcgagctcgctttcaaaaacttctcttctcATTCTCACCCTctattttcaaacaagtttttcacatatgattttcaaaatgcatgtacaaacaaataataacataGACAAATAGTTTCcgatggagtaccatggatatgaggggtgcttaaaaccttcccgttgtataacaaacccccttacccaaatctctgataagtttattagttttgattttaaaaacttgtgTGTGTTTTATTCGCTTTTTCTCCTATTCctcttggaaataataaagcgcggtggcgactctgtttaaaacaaatgagctaagtctttcccatgactctagtctcaccaatttcatcgCTACAGTGTCAGTTTGTAGTTATTTTTGCatatagttttgtggcacttattgaCTCTTTTTCCTCAATTTGTGCATGAATTTGTACATATTAGGTATATTTGTACATATTGGGTGTAATTGCATTTTCGTGTAAATATTggatgaaaattctagtaacacacgctcgatgtcaaactggatgttatgacatccacaattacgcaacacagacaataataacaaacaacataaaacagtaaagaacacacagaattgtttacccagttcggttcaaacaacctactctgggggctaccaagccagggatgaaattcactatcagtagtatcaattcaaagctaaactcccccatttacagcttctcacttaatcactacccaatgacccttctacctaggttctacctaaatatggaatatctccattccactccccctcaatcacagcagtgattacacatacacaataaacaatcacagatagaagacacacttcaaaaacacaccttgatctgcttaaaagcttcaatcaagagacacacacttgtgcttaaaagcttagagtgacacaacaaaaacacaaactaattccaacgcattcgtcaaagataatagcgtggatcacaagtAAAAACAGAACAAAAGTTCTTCACAATCCACAGTCTCGGACAAACTACTCCACAACAATTATCAACATGATAATTGTTTGGATCACAAGAAACACACACGATGGAAACACAGAGAGTTTAATAATCtttcatgctcaaaaactctatTGCTGAAAGTAGGATTTGTAGTCGATATATAGTCAGCTGGCAGAAGGACTTGGGCCATGGGCCTTTCATGCATAAATTAGGGTTACCCATGtaaacctaatttccacatcatcaggatGATCACATACGTTGTGATTCAATCAATTTTAGCACAAAACAAACATCGcacaatatatagtttcctaaagAGACATGAGATAAAAAGGAAACCTCACAACTAAAAGATGACAGCTACTTCTGTCAGATTCCAATGTCAAGACATCAAGCATGACATCCATAAACATACGATCCTGCATAATTCCACATACATACACCAGGAATATTTTATCACAAAATACCGCCAATttaaaacaccttcaatctccccctttggcaaattttttgtTAAAACATTCTGTTACCACGATATCAGAGATTATTTGCAGTAGAGAACAAACACACAAATAAAGAAGATTGTGGAATTAAAAGCAGCTTACAAGTACATACCAGTTAACTAAAGATTCATCCCGAGTACACAAATTAGATgtccaaaacaaaacaaaacacagtACCAAAACAAAACCATCATTACAGTCTCAACCAACCATATCATTACTCCCCTTTTTTACCAGAAATGTTGCCAAAGTATTCTCAGAAAAAAAACAATGCTAGGGAAGATTACCATACACACTTGCTTTAGACTTCAGACTCAGAGCTGCTGAGTTCTACACTGTTATCAGTGCCATCATCAGGACTGGCTTCTTTCTCAAACTCACTGTCTgaaccatcatcatcttcaccctGTTCCTCCTCAGCAGTATCTGCAGATTTAGCATTGTCACTTGTTTCAAGAGAGCTGATCAATCTTTCAAGAGCCAATTTTCCGGACTCCAGCTCCTTACAAGTCTCTCGGAGCATAGCAATCATGGCAGTTTTACTCATAATTATGCTCTCTTTTGATGGTTCAACCGAAGTTGTGTTAACATCATGAACATGAGTTCCTTGGAAGAGCttataatgaaaaattaaagGACTTGCTCTTTTGCGCACATAATCTTTGTCAGTAAAAATATTAGGAAATTGTTTTAAGATGATCCCACAAATAAGGGAAGGGAAGGCAATGGGACCTTTGACACTATAGCTACCAGCATGCTTTAAGGTTTGCTTAAAAATATAAGTACCATAATCAGCTTTGGACTTAGTACCAATAGTAAAGATGAATTTACCTAGGAGAACAGAGATTGTAGACTTGTGTTGAGTTGGCACCCAGTTGGCACCTCCAATCCTGTGAAGTACAACATACTTCACACTTAGTTTGCTCACAGTCAGCTTCCCTTTGACAGGCCATGTCTTCACTTGGCGAGCAGTAATCTCTTTGCACATTTGATTATCAGACACTTCCAGCTCTGGCTGAGCTTCATTTgacctttccagaaatttgttGATCACAGTGGGTGAGAAGTTAATACATTTTCCTCTGACAAACACTTTTAAATACTCCTCAGTTTCCTTATTGCCACAGTCTTCATGTAGATTCACAATGAACTCCTTCACCAGGACTTCATAACACTTAGAGAGTTGAGTCACAGTCTTCATTAGTCCAGCCTCATGAATAAGATTCATGATCTCTTCATACCCAAGAGCATTCTGAGCAAGTTCTCTCTCTAAGGCCAATCTTTTCTGATAGAAAAATTTCCATCTGAGTACACTGGAGGGATAGTGAAATGAAATGTTATCAATAGGTACTTCAGGAACACTAGCAGCCAGCTTGCTAGTAGAGACCTTCTTCTTGGGATGAATGTCATTGACATCCgcagcaacatcagaacatgactTATTCTCAAAATTGCTTCTGGCCTTTCTCTTCTTAGGCACCACTTTGCTCCATGCCTTCTTTGGTCCAACAGAAACGGACTTAGCCACTGCCTT encodes:
- the LOC131641428 gene encoding uncharacterized protein LOC131641428, which translates into the protein MRRQGKQAVVEVSPKKKAVAKSVSVGPKKAWSKVVPKKRKARSNFENKSCSDVAADVNDIHPKKKVSTSKLAASVPEVPIDNISFHYPSSVLRWKFFYQKRLALERELAQNALGYEEIMNLIHEAGLMKTVTQLSKCYEVLVKEFIVNLHEDCGNKETEEYLKVFVRGKCINFSPTVINKFLERSNEAQPELEVSDNQMCKEITARQVKTWPVKGKLTVSKLSVKYVVLHRIGGANWVPTQHKSTISVLLGKFIFTIGTKSKADYGTYIFKQTLKHAGSYSVKGPIAFPSLICGIILKQFPNIFTDKDYVRKRASPLIFHYKLFQGTHVHDVNTTSVEPSKESIIMSKTAMIAMLRETCKELESGKLALERLISSLETSDNAKSADTAEEEQGEDDDGSDSEFEKEASPDDGTDNSVELSSSESEV